A part of Aegilops tauschii subsp. strangulata cultivar AL8/78 chromosome 2, Aet v6.0, whole genome shotgun sequence genomic DNA contains:
- the LOC109784927 gene encoding protein IRX15-LIKE, with translation MKSIGSRDKLQAAAAATGPRRVLLLVFASCFAFATLLTFLYTSSGFASAASSGSRLAAGSSSGAAAGSGAALPLPVFDALVHYASFSNATHRMTDTDIRAISAILRARGPCNLLVFGLGAESPLWLALNHGGRTVYLDENEFYVKYLEPRHPGLEAYDVSYTTKVRDFRDLLEAARGSRAAECRPVQNLLFSECRLAINDLPNELYDVPWDVVLIDGPSGWNPNSPGRMPSIFTTAVLARSGATAAKGPTDVLVHDFNFEVEQVLSKEFLCDENRVAGSGTPSLAHYVIRPGGPADAFCAAGQDSRATSEEKTRRK, from the coding sequence ATGAAGTCCATCGGCAGCCGGGACAAgctgcaggcggcggcggcggcgacggggcccCGGCGGGTGCTACTGCTGGTCTTCGCCTCCTGCTTCGCCTTCGCCACGCTGCTCACCTTCCTCTACACCTCCTCCGGTTTCGCCTCCGCCGCGTCCTCCGGCTCGCGCCTTGCCGCGGGCTCCTCCTCGGGCGCGGCGGCCGGGTCCGGCGCCGCGCTGCCGCTGCCGGTGTTCGACGCGCTGGTCCACTACGCCTCCTTCTCCAACGCCACGCACCGGATGACGGACACGGACATCCGGGCCATCTCCGCCATCCTGCGCGCGCGCGGGCCCTGCAACCTGCTCGTCTTCGGCCTGGGCGCCGAGTCGCCGCTCTGGCTGGCGCTCAACCACGGCGGCCGCACCGTGTACCTGGACGAGAACGAGTTCTACGTCAAGTACCTGGAGCCGCGCCACCCGGGGCTGGAGGCCTACGACGTCTCCTACACCACCAAGGTGCGGGACTTCCGGGACCTGCTGGAGGCGGCCCGGGGCTCGCGCGCCGCCGAGTGCCGGCCGGTGCAGAACCTGCTCTTCTCCGAGTGCCGGCTCGCCATCAACGACCTGCCCAACGAGCTCTACGACGTGCCCTGGGACGTGGTGCTCATCGACGGGCCGTCCGGGTGGAACCCCAACTCGCCCGGGCGGATGCCGTCCATCTTCACCACCGCCGTGCTCGCCCGCTCCGGCGCCACCGCCGCCAAGGGCCCCACGGACGTGCTGGTGCACGACTTCAACTTCGAGGTGGAGCAGGTGCTGAGCAAGGAGTTCCTGTGCGACGAGAACCGGGTCGCCGGCAGCGGCACGCCCTCGCTGGCGCACTACGTGATCCGCCCCGGCGGCCCCGCCGACGCCTTCTGCGCCGCCGGCCAGGACAGCCGGGCCACGTCCGAGGAGAAGACCCGCCGCAAGTAA